A single genomic interval of Solimonas sp. K1W22B-7 harbors:
- a CDS encoding DegV family protein yields MRTGIVVDASCDLPPRFLVEHNIQVLPGSIHIGPDRHSDAREPHATLDFYANRIGKRSLQARTESYPVARIRNFFLDMLVSDFDHVICIPIWKERSSLHSKITEAALGILGSYRDYRADTGSRIPFSLRVLDSGTLFAGLGVQAAEGAAMVKEGRPYLEILTWLGEISRHTVSCIVPEDVGYVRERARQRGENIGSLLHVAAQAVGIKPVAVLHEGRMRLVATRRGWESAANYLLRCVAELVEQGRISSRHICVSYGGEPERVEELAGFRDLRHACDSSAVKLLVSLMSASAAVNVGVGALSVAYAGEMPWK; encoded by the coding sequence ATGCGGACAGGGATTGTCGTCGACGCGAGCTGCGATCTGCCGCCGCGCTTTCTGGTGGAGCACAACATCCAGGTATTGCCAGGCTCGATCCACATCGGGCCCGACCGGCACAGCGACGCCCGCGAGCCGCACGCCACGCTGGACTTCTACGCCAACCGCATCGGCAAGCGCAGCCTGCAGGCGCGCACCGAGTCCTACCCCGTCGCGCGCATCCGCAACTTCTTCCTCGACATGCTGGTGTCGGACTTCGACCACGTCATCTGCATCCCCATCTGGAAGGAGCGCAGCAGCCTGCACAGCAAGATCACCGAGGCCGCGCTCGGCATCCTGGGCAGCTACCGCGACTATCGCGCCGACACCGGCAGCCGCATTCCCTTCTCGCTGCGCGTACTCGACTCCGGCACCCTGTTCGCCGGCCTCGGCGTGCAGGCCGCCGAGGGCGCCGCGATGGTGAAGGAAGGGCGGCCCTACCTGGAAATCCTGACCTGGCTGGGGGAGATCAGCCGGCACACGGTCTCCTGCATCGTGCCCGAGGACGTCGGCTACGTGCGCGAACGTGCCCGCCAGCGCGGCGAGAACATCGGCTCCCTGCTGCACGTCGCCGCCCAGGCCGTGGGCATCAAGCCCGTGGCCGTCCTGCACGAAGGCCGCATGCGCCTGGTGGCGACGCGCCGCGGCTGGGAGAGCGCCGCCAACTACCTGCTGCGCTGCGTCGCGGAACTGGTAGAGCAGGGCCGCATCAGCAGCCGCCACATCTGCGTCAGCTACGGTGGCGAACCCGAGCGCGTGGAGGAACTGGCCGGCTTCCGCGACCTGCGCCATGCCTGTGACTCCAGCGCCGTGAAGCTGCTGGTCTCCCTCATGAGCGCCAGTGCCGCCGTCAATGTCGGCGTGGGTGCCCTGTCGGTGGCCTACGCCGGCGAAATGCCCTGGAAATAG
- the fadI gene encoding acetyl-CoA C-acyltransferase FadI, with protein sequence MSNERLDLKGRSGRVAVVAGLRTPFARIGTHFRDVNAIELGAMVVNELLARNNLSKSEVQQIVFGMTVMIPEAPFIGREIAIACGMPDVDAYSITRACATSFQTVASGAESILAGSAEIIVAGGTDSTSSVRITTTPRFSAVLRDVNFAKTPRDKIKLLAQLRPRDVLPTPPAITEYSTGKLMGENAEQMARKWNATREEQDDIAHASHSNAAKAWAEGKMEREVMTAFVGSAGKPVHEDNLVRKNSDRASYGKLKPVFDRQYGTVTAGNSSPLTDGACAMILMSEARAKAMGYKPLGYIRSFHFAAKTPKDDMLMGPVLAAPVALDRAGVSLKDLTLVDMHEAFAAQIACNLKGLASKQYMQDMLGRSKAVGEVDRARLNVLGGSLSYGHPFGATGARVIVQTLNELQRRGGGLALATACAAGGVGAAMVLESE encoded by the coding sequence ATGAGTAACGAACGCCTGGACCTCAAGGGTCGCAGCGGCCGGGTGGCCGTCGTGGCCGGCCTGCGCACGCCCTTCGCCCGCATCGGCACCCACTTCCGCGACGTCAACGCCATCGAGCTGGGCGCCATGGTGGTCAACGAACTGCTGGCCCGCAACAACCTGTCGAAGAGCGAGGTGCAGCAGATCGTCTTCGGCATGACCGTGATGATCCCCGAGGCGCCCTTCATCGGCCGCGAGATCGCCATCGCCTGCGGCATGCCCGACGTGGACGCCTATTCCATCACCCGCGCCTGCGCCACCAGCTTCCAGACCGTGGCCAGCGGCGCCGAGAGCATCCTCGCCGGCAGTGCCGAGATCATCGTCGCCGGCGGCACCGACTCCACCTCCAGCGTGCGCATCACCACCACGCCGCGCTTCTCCGCCGTGCTGCGCGACGTCAACTTCGCCAAGACCCCGCGCGACAAGATCAAGTTGCTCGCGCAACTGCGCCCCCGCGACGTGCTGCCCACGCCGCCGGCCATCACCGAGTACTCCACCGGCAAGCTGATGGGCGAGAACGCCGAGCAGATGGCCAGGAAGTGGAACGCCACGCGCGAAGAGCAGGACGACATCGCCCACGCTTCCCACAGCAACGCCGCGAAAGCCTGGGCCGAAGGCAAGATGGAGCGTGAAGTAATGACCGCCTTCGTCGGCAGCGCCGGCAAGCCGGTGCACGAGGACAACCTGGTCCGCAAGAACTCCGACCGCGCCAGCTACGGCAAGCTCAAGCCCGTGTTCGACAGGCAGTACGGCACCGTCACCGCCGGCAACTCCAGCCCGCTCACCGACGGCGCCTGCGCCATGATCCTGATGAGCGAAGCCCGCGCCAAGGCCATGGGCTACAAGCCCCTAGGCTACATCCGCTCCTTCCACTTCGCCGCCAAGACGCCCAAGGACGACATGCTGATGGGCCCGGTCCTGGCCGCCCCGGTAGCGCTGGACCGCGCCGGCGTCTCGCTCAAGGACCTCACCCTGGTGGACATGCACGAAGCCTTCGCCGCGCAGATCGCCTGCAACCTCAAGGGCCTGGCCAGCAAGCAGTACATGCAGGACATGCTCGGCCGCAGCAAGGCCGTGGGCGAGGTGGACCGCGCCAGGCTCAACGTGCTCGGCGGCTCCCTGTCCTACGGCCACCCCTTCGGCGCCACCGGCGCCCGCGTGATCGTGCAGACGCTCAACGAGTTGCAGCGCCGCGGTGGTGGCTTGGCCCTGGCCACGGCCTGCGCGGCGGGTGGCGTGGGTGCGGCGATGGTGCTGGAAAGCGAGTAA
- a CDS encoding AraC family transcriptional regulator, whose product MSLTEPAPRSAEEGQQERQRARIRNAAPGAYLRNVVEIAAETGGVSVDRILEGSRVTMAMLETPDLRVSAPDAARIVLRAFQLSSNRGLGYEFGLRAHPAAHGNVGYAAMSCGTLREALDMVARYVHLRQQDMALRFVAEGDEMVMEARDNHNVGPLRDFLHESLMVGFWRMIGFMLGEPQTEAVICYEWPEPDYHAAFRERLPVTRFSQPVTQLRIPAKYLDRRLVMAEPSAVKKAVAQLESEMATSAPSAENLLGRVRAELRPSADGYPDLETVASCLFMSGRTLKRKLEARGTSFQSLLDEVRYRDALRLLENPDLDIQQIATMLGYRDPPSFTRAFKRWSGCSPSELRAKKDS is encoded by the coding sequence ATGAGCCTCACCGAACCGGCACCGAGGAGCGCCGAGGAAGGCCAGCAGGAACGGCAGCGGGCCCGCATCCGCAACGCCGCGCCTGGAGCCTACCTGCGCAATGTCGTGGAGATCGCTGCCGAAACCGGCGGCGTCAGCGTTGACCGCATCCTGGAAGGCAGCCGCGTGACCATGGCGATGCTGGAGACGCCGGACCTGCGCGTGTCCGCGCCCGACGCGGCCCGCATCGTGCTGCGCGCCTTCCAGCTGTCGTCCAACCGGGGCCTGGGCTACGAGTTCGGCCTGCGTGCGCATCCGGCGGCGCATGGCAACGTCGGCTATGCCGCGATGAGCTGCGGCACGCTGCGCGAAGCCCTGGACATGGTGGCGCGCTATGTCCACCTGCGCCAGCAGGACATGGCCCTCCGGTTTGTCGCGGAGGGCGACGAGATGGTGATGGAGGCGCGCGACAACCATAACGTGGGGCCGCTGCGCGATTTCCTGCACGAGTCACTGATGGTGGGCTTCTGGCGCATGATCGGTTTCATGCTCGGCGAGCCGCAGACCGAGGCGGTGATCTGCTACGAATGGCCCGAGCCCGACTACCACGCCGCGTTCCGCGAACGGCTGCCGGTGACGCGCTTCAGCCAGCCGGTGACGCAGCTGCGCATCCCGGCGAAGTATCTGGATCGCCGCCTGGTGATGGCGGAGCCCAGCGCGGTGAAGAAGGCGGTGGCGCAGCTCGAAAGCGAGATGGCCACGTCGGCGCCCAGCGCCGAGAACCTGCTGGGCCGCGTGCGTGCCGAGCTGCGGCCCAGCGCCGACGGCTACCCGGACCTGGAGACGGTGGCGAGCTGCCTGTTCATGTCGGGCCGCACGCTCAAGCGCAAGCTGGAGGCGCGCGGCACCAGCTTCCAGAGCCTGCTGGACGAGGTGCGCTACCGCGACGCGCTGCGTTTGCTGGAGAATCCGGACCTGGACATCCAGCAGATCGCGACGATGCTGGGCTACCGCGATCCGCCGTCGTTCACGCGGGCGTTCAAGCGCTGGAGCGGGTGTTCGCCGAGCGAGTTGCGGGCGAAGAAAGACAGTTAG
- a CDS encoding 3-oxoacyl-ACP reductase: MSDLLSALSRNPLLRPLAKRAGLPAPQRLSRSEGPYEERPFAGRHVACGAINATAAGDAAQAALHAAGASLADEHGPADLALFDASGMTAVSDLKALYEFFHPLVPRLSANARVLVLTAPPEETEDSGLAAARRAVEGFTRSLAKEIGKRGATANLAYVEGGAENRIDGLLRFLLSPRSAYVDGQPFRVSARARLNGSMPLTATLQGKRVLVTGAAQGLGAAIARRMAEEGARLVCLDIAASRQSLQDVADASGGEILLADVSAADAPQRIAGRLAALGGVDVIVHNAGVLRDKTLAKMDERLWDLSLAVNLEAIVRIDRELIEGGLLHDHGRLICLSSISGVAGNVGQTNYSATKAGVIGYVASRARQLAPRGITANAVAPGLIETPMMMSMPFVFREISRRMNSLSQSGVPRDVAELVTFLATPGASGVSGQTIRVCGQNLIGA; the protein is encoded by the coding sequence ATGTCCGACCTGCTGTCCGCCCTGAGCCGCAACCCCCTGCTTCGCCCGCTGGCGAAGCGCGCCGGCCTGCCTGCGCCGCAACGGCTGTCGCGCAGCGAGGGCCCCTACGAGGAACGCCCGTTCGCCGGGCGCCACGTCGCCTGCGGCGCGATCAATGCCACCGCCGCCGGCGACGCCGCGCAGGCCGCGCTGCACGCCGCCGGCGCCAGCCTCGCCGACGAGCACGGCCCCGCCGACCTCGCGCTGTTCGACGCCAGCGGCATGACCGCGGTGAGCGACCTGAAGGCGCTCTACGAATTCTTCCACCCGCTGGTGCCGCGCCTGTCGGCGAACGCCCGCGTGCTGGTGCTGACCGCGCCGCCGGAGGAAACCGAGGACAGCGGCCTGGCCGCCGCGCGCCGTGCGGTGGAGGGCTTCACCCGCTCGCTGGCCAAGGAGATCGGCAAGCGCGGCGCCACCGCCAACCTGGCCTACGTCGAGGGCGGCGCCGAGAACCGCATCGACGGCCTGCTGCGCTTCCTGCTGTCGCCGCGCTCGGCCTACGTCGATGGCCAGCCCTTCCGCGTTTCCGCGCGCGCGCGCCTCAACGGCAGCATGCCGCTGACGGCGACGCTGCAGGGCAAGCGGGTCCTGGTCACCGGCGCCGCCCAGGGCCTGGGTGCCGCCATCGCCCGGCGCATGGCCGAAGAAGGCGCGCGCCTGGTCTGCCTGGACATCGCCGCCAGCCGGCAGTCGCTGCAGGACGTGGCCGATGCCAGCGGCGGCGAGATCCTGCTGGCCGACGTCAGCGCCGCCGACGCGCCGCAGCGCATCGCCGGACGGCTCGCCGCGCTGGGTGGCGTGGATGTCATCGTCCACAACGCCGGCGTGCTGCGCGACAAGACCCTGGCCAAGATGGACGAGCGCCTCTGGGACCTCAGCCTGGCGGTGAACCTCGAGGCCATCGTGCGCATCGACCGCGAACTGATCGAGGGCGGCCTGCTGCACGACCACGGCCGCCTGATCTGCCTGTCGTCCATCTCCGGCGTCGCCGGCAACGTCGGCCAGACCAACTACTCCGCGACCAAGGCCGGCGTGATCGGCTACGTCGCCTCGCGCGCCCGCCAGCTGGCGCCGCGCGGCATCACCGCCAACGCCGTGGCCCCCGGCCTGATCGAAACGCCGATGATGATGTCCATGCCCTTCGTGTTCCGCGAGATCTCGCGGCGCATGAACTCGCTGTCGCAGAGCGGCGTGCCGCGCGACGTCGCCGAGCTGGTCACCTTCCTCGCCACCCCCGGCGCCTCGGGCGTCAGCGGGCAGACCATCCGCGTCTGCGGGCAGAACCTGATCGGGGCCTGA